The following are encoded together in the Chaetodon trifascialis isolate fChaTrf1 chromosome 3, fChaTrf1.hap1, whole genome shotgun sequence genome:
- the rbm6 gene encoding RNA-binding protein 5 isoform X4, which yields MWDGPGPGQGPRGGPPFRGDHRGEMFGGRDRPMPDFRGREGMNMGHMGPRPLDLPPMGRMDGPPMRGRDMDPREMRGREPNRDFFRPGEEPDFSLRRHREAAIRAKLMNSSGFPGPGRNSGDMGGRGMPPREPNSRFMDMRDRESFHYNMPQFNNPNIDGRRGGFPMDRMDRNDGFRDMRDRPPMGIANTDRYDMELTPRDRRMMDTDRRGGPPFNPKGGFDSDMDFRNRLGPSPEFRGRDRSPLRFGNSDGSPADRARPDMPSDVAGSQRAEFMGAEDKLREREYPDSSGSPLMDYRSGEEMTLAEEWKNRRKDKNPYLNMGKGMGSVPEHNFPVGFGRDMNVRNPPPFQERDRPSVEFPAKDVGFPHGDRFPTMDLPSIGSKGPQNHPLPEISPLTGPLGRENENKHWLGERDPKHSQNKSNCDERPAYCKGKNEPSHDVQVPSDCFKGLKDIPHNEGPAGGKMGAEQDFQSSSTVQSRDQDYRDIDYRTGSGRAFDYKREALQTPEKLIKDSKPVAPSKFSESGSQDQDYRSASVEDKVSNTISIIGIPKTATMEQILGAFAVRDGVPMQGMKIKNVVPGYSYDTAYVEFLNLEDAVNFMESNKGSLKVGTSTTSMKYIQPDERERSVHESDHKVPQLQEPQLPGPDEPLQELKTSLNGSKPKGPMEPLSHSQWQRSSDLTPEAWQQQVDQQLQQQETEQQAESWGSRNLPHQNSHQPDSIFKDSKTMIIKNVKPTTTVETILKALDPFAYLDERNVRLVKAKPPGAKCFCFVDMDSHEQVTRLVELLTKPRPLFIDGVRVYAEVAKPLKNQNFRKDFDKPNSSILGYPPEASMMGQQQQFPQPPQFLQPLQPPPSAPAGMQGDLMPGSANPPLSSDPSIAQGVGYSEAPAVDPSYEAGGPHVPTESAGMTVGIDGAPTFMYGSEIPDMTNYLYDATSGFYYDPETTLYYDPNSRYFYNAQTQDYLYWDTVSKTYIPVPGGSSAETQPGTMTAEDQAILSNPAADAPLEMKKLPLVPNLTGAAQTPVPVTAAEAVPTSTAASEKKDEDDSSKKDKEEKPRSLAAVKIMKDMERWAKIQNRQKESVRAASPVLKGGLDDDRRQSKSADAGFTIFERKNSGADELFKKPLAPPKKDEKSKRPMGSLGLLASDYAAGSDEEVEEDKEEAAKSSHSSPSEDKDNKLTDWKKMACLLCRRQFPNKDALIRHQQLSDLHKQNMEIHLKIKRSKKELEALENQEKELNARETSRSPEQKRRKHHYQQPQHHNTWGGSSREKVSDRPGLGAEPAPQRKKKEPVVWDHSTYKQAVRKAMFARFKELE from the exons ATGTGGGACGGACCAGGGCCAGGTCAGGGACCACGAGGAGGACCACCCTTTCG TGGTGATCATCGTGGAGAAATGTTTGGTGGCAGAGATCGTCCCATGCCTGATTTTAGAGGTAGAGAAGGAATGAACATGGGTCATATGGGCCCGAGACCTCTAGATCTACCACCAATGGGGAGGATGGATGGGCCACCCATGAGAGGGCGGGATATGGACCCACGTGAAATGCGAGGTAGAGAGCCAAACAGAGATTTTTTCAGACCTGGAGAAGAGCCAGACTTCAGTCTTAGAAGGCACCGTGAAGCTGCCATCAGAGCCAAACTGATGAATTCTTCCGGTTTCCCGGGACCAGGCAGGAACTCAGGTGATATGGGAGGGAGGGGTATGCCACCGCGGGAACCAAACAGCAGATTTATGgacatgagagacagagagtcatTTCATTACAACATGCCACAGTTCAACAATCCCAATATTGATGGAAGAAGAGGTGGGTTTCCCATGGACAGAATGGATCGAAATGATGGATTTAGGGACATGCGTGACAGGCCCCCAATGGGCATTGCTAACACTGATCGCTATGATATGGAATTAACTCCTCGTGATAGGAGAATGATGGACACTGACAGAAGAGGAGGGCCACCTTTCAATCCAAAAGGCGGCTTTGATTCTGACATGGATTTCAGAAATCGACTTGGGCCGTCACCTGAATTTAGAGGAAGGGATCGATCTCCATTGAGATTTGGAAACAGTGACGGCTCTCCAGCAGACAGGGCAAGACCAGACATGCCTTCAGATGTTGCTGGCTCTCAGAGAGCAGAGTTCATGGGTGCAGAGGAcaaactcagagagagagaatatccAGATTCAAGTGGCAGTCCCCTTATGGATTATCGAAGTGGTGAAGAGATGACTCTTGCAGAGGAATGGAAGAACCGTCGGAAGGACAAGAACCCTTACTTAAACATGGGTAAAGGTATGGGAAGTGTACCTGAACACAATTTTCCTGTTGGTTTTGGCAGAGACATGAATGTTAGAAATCCACCACCATTTCAGGAAAGAGATAGACCATCTGTTGAATTCCCAGCGAAAGATGTTGGCTTTCCTCATGGTGACCGCTTCCCCACTATGGATCTACCATCAATTGGCAGCAAAGGTCCACAAAACCATCCACTACCGGAAATAAGCCCCCTTACTGGCCCTCttgggagagaaaatgagaataaaCATTGGCTTGGAGAAAGGGACCCGAAGCATAGTCAGAATAAATCAAATTGTGACGAAAGGCCCGCTTACTGTAAAGGCAAGAATGAGCCCTCACATGACGTTCAGGTGCCAAGTGATTGTTTTAAAGGGTTGAAAGATATCCCACACAATGAAGGACCTGCCGGGGGTAAGATGGGGGCCGAACAGGATTTccaaagcagcagcactgtgcagTCAAGAGACCAAGACTACAGGGACATCGATTACAGAACAGGGTCTGGGAGAGCTTTTGATTACAAACGTGAGGCGCTTCAGACCCCAGAGAAGCTCATCAAAGATTCTAAACCAGTCGCACCTTCAAAATTTAGTGAGTCTGGATCTCAG GATCAAGATTACAGAAGTGCATCAGTGGAGGACAAAGTTTCCAATACCATATCCATAATTGGTATTCCAAAGACAGCCACAATGGAGCAG attcTTGGTGCCTTTGCAGTCCGTGATGGCGTGCCAATGCAGGGGATGAAAATCAAAAATGTTGTGCCAG GTTACAGCTACGATACGGCCTATGTGGAGTTTTTAAACCTCGAGGATGCAGTCAACTTCATGGAGTCCAACAAG GGGTCCCTAAAGGTTGGCACTAGCACAACATCCATGAAGTACATCCAGCCAGACGAGCGTGAAAGAAGTGTTCAT GAGTCAGATCACAAAGTACCTCAACTCCAGGAGCCCCAGTTGCCTGGACCAGATGAACCTTTACAAGAGTTGAAGACCAGCTTGAATGGGTCCAAACCAAAAGGGCCTATGGAGCCATTGTCCCACAGCCAGTGGCAGCGTAGCTCTGACCTGACTCCAGAGGcctggcagcagcaggtggaccAACAGCTCCAACAGCAAGAAACTGAGCAGCAGGCAGAGTCTTGGGGCAGCCGCAACCTTCCTCATCAAAACTCCCACCAGCCTGACTCCATCTTTAAAGACAGCAAAA CCATGATCATAAAAAATGTGAAGCCCACCACCACAGTAGAAACTATCTTGAAAGCCTTGGATCCGTTTGCATATCTGGATGAAAGAAATGTTCGTCTAGTCAAGGCCAAGCCACCAGGAGCCAAGTGCTTCTGCTTTGTTGACATGGACTCCCATGAG CAAGTGACTCGTCTGGTTGAGCTCCTCACTAAACCCAGACCCCTTTTTATTGATGGAGTCAGAGTTTATGCTGAGGTCGCAAAACCCCTCAAGAACCAAAA TTTCAGAAAAGACTTTGATAAACCTAACAGTTCCATCCTTGGGTATCCACCTGAGGCTAGCATGATGGGG cagcagcagcagttcccACAGCCTCCGCAGTTTTTGCAACCTCTGCAGCCGCCGCCTAGTGCCCCCGCCGGAATGCAAG GTGACTTGATGCCTGGCAGTGCTAATCCTCCTCTGTCATCAGACCCCAGCATTGCACAG GGAGTTGGCTACAGTGAGGCTCCAGCTGTGGATCCATCATACGAGGCTGGTGGACCCCACGTGCCCACCGAATCAGCTGGGATGACAGTTGGCATAGATGGAGCACCGACCTTCATGTATG GCTCTGAGATTCCAGACATGACCAACTACTTGTACGATGCCACGTCAGGCTTCTACTACGATCCTGAGACGACACTGTACTACGACCCAAACTCGAGG TATTTCTACAATGCTCAAACCCAAGACTACTTGTACTGGGATACCGTGTCAAAGACCTACATCCCAGTTCCAGGAGGATCCTCTGCAGAGACCCAACCTGGGACCATGACTGCTGAGGACCAGGCCATTCTTTCCAACCCGGCAGCAGATGCTCCTCTGGAAATGAAGAAACTGCCATTGGTGCCTAACCTCACCGGAGCAGCTCAGACGCCGGTTCCCGTTACTGCTGCGGAGGCTGTCCCGACCTCTACAGCAGCTTCTGAGAAGAAGGACGAAGACGACTCCAGTaaaaaggacaaagaggagAAGCCGAGAAGTCTCGCTGCTGTCAAG ATCATGAAAGATATGGAGCGCTGGGCAAAGATCCAAAATCGTCAGAAGGAAAGTGTTCGTGCTGCATCACCAGTGCTGAAGGGTGGACTGGACGATGACAGGAGGCAGTCCAAGTCTGCTGACGCTGGTTTCACTATCTTTGAAAGGAAG AACTCAGGCGCAGATGAGCTTTTTAAGAAGCCCCTTGCTCCTCCTAAGaaagatgaaaagtcaaag CGTCCGATGGGCTCCCTGGGTCTGCTGGCATCAGACTATGCAGCTGGAAGTGATGAAGAAGtggaagaagacaaagaggaggccGCTAAAAGCAGTCATAGCAGCCCTTCTGAAGACAAGGACAACAAGCTGACGGACTGGAAGAAGATGGCCTGTCTGCTGTGTAGGAGGCAGTTCCCCAACAAGGACGCTCTGATCCGCCACCAGCAGCTTTCAGACCTGCACAAA CAAAATATGGAGATCCACCTTAAGATCAAGAGGTCTAAGAAGGAGCTAGAGGCGCTGGAGAACCAGGAAAAAGAG CTAAATGCCAGAGAAACTTCCAGGTCACcagagcagaaaagaagaaaacaccaTTACCAACAGCCGCAGCATCATAATACCTGGGGTGGAAGCTCCAG GGAGAAAGTCAGTGACAGACCTGGTTTAGGAGCCGAACCTGCCCCG cagaggaagaagaaagagccTGTCGTTTGGGACCACAGCACCTACAAACAAGCAGTACGCAAGGCCATGTTTGCACGGTTTAAGGAACTCGAGTGA
- the rbm6 gene encoding RNA-binding protein 5 isoform X2: MWDGPGPGQGPRGGPPFRGDHRGEMFGGRDRPMPDFRGREGMNMGHMGPRPLDLPPMGRMDGPPMRGRDMDPREMRGREPNRDFFRPGEEPDFSLRRHREAAIRAKLMNSSGFPGPGRNSGDMGGRGMPPREPNSRFMDMRDRESFHYNMPQFNNPNIDGRRGGFPMDRMDRNDGFRDMRDRPPMGIANTDRYDMELTPRDRRMMDTDRRGGPPFNPKGGFDSDMDFRNRLGPSPEFRGRDRSPLRFGNSDGSPADRARPDMPSDVAGSQRAEFMGAEDKLREREYPDSSGSPLMDYRSGEEMTLAEEWKNRRKDKNPYLNMGKGMGSVPEHNFPVGFGRDMNVRNPPPFQERDRPSVEFPAKDVGFPHGDRFPTMDLPSIGSKGPQNHPLPEISPLTGPLGRENENKHWLGERDPKHSQNKSNCDERPAYCKGKNEPSHDVQVPSDCFKGLKDIPHNEGPAGGKMGAEQDFQSSSTVQSRDQDYRDIDYRTGSGRAFDYKREALQTPEKLIKDSKPVAPSKFSESGSQDQDYRSASVEDKVSNTISIIGIPKTATMEQILGAFAVRDGVPMQGMKIKNVVPGYSYDTAYVEFLNLEDAVNFMESNKGSLKVGTSTTSMKYIQPDERERSVHESDHKVPQLQEPQLPGPDEPLQELKTSLNGSKPKGPMEPLSHSQWQRSSDLTPEAWQQQVDQQLQQQETEQQAESWGSRNLPHQNSHQPDSIFKDSKTMIIKNVKPTTTVETILKALDPFAYLDERNVRLVKAKPPGAKCFCFVDMDSHEQVTRLVELLTKPRPLFIDGVRVYAEVAKPLKNQNFRKDFDKPNSSILGYPPEASMMGQQQFPQPPQFLQPLQPPPSAPAGMQVSPFVSAGDLMPGSANPPLSSDPSIAQGVGYSEAPAVDPSYEAGGPHVPTESAGMTVGIDGAPTFMYGSEIPDMTNYLYDATSGFYYDPETTLYYDPNSRYFYNAQTQDYLYWDTVSKTYIPVPGGSSAETQPGTMTAEDQAILSNPAADAPLEMKKLPLVPNLTGAAQTPVPVTAAEAVPTSTAASEKKDEDDSSKKDKEEKPRSLAAVKIMKDMERWAKIQNRQKESVRAASPVLKGGLDDDRRQSKSADAGFTIFERKNSGADELFKKPLAPPKKDEKSKRPMGSLGLLASDYAAGSDEEVEEDKEEAAKSSHSSPSEDKDNKLTDWKKMACLLCRRQFPNKDALIRHQQLSDLHKQNMEIHLKIKRSKKELEALENQEKELNARETSRSPEQKRRKHHYQQPQHHNTWGGSSREKVSDRPGLGAEPAPQRKKKEPVVWDHSTYKQAVRKAMFARFKELE, from the exons ATGTGGGACGGACCAGGGCCAGGTCAGGGACCACGAGGAGGACCACCCTTTCG TGGTGATCATCGTGGAGAAATGTTTGGTGGCAGAGATCGTCCCATGCCTGATTTTAGAGGTAGAGAAGGAATGAACATGGGTCATATGGGCCCGAGACCTCTAGATCTACCACCAATGGGGAGGATGGATGGGCCACCCATGAGAGGGCGGGATATGGACCCACGTGAAATGCGAGGTAGAGAGCCAAACAGAGATTTTTTCAGACCTGGAGAAGAGCCAGACTTCAGTCTTAGAAGGCACCGTGAAGCTGCCATCAGAGCCAAACTGATGAATTCTTCCGGTTTCCCGGGACCAGGCAGGAACTCAGGTGATATGGGAGGGAGGGGTATGCCACCGCGGGAACCAAACAGCAGATTTATGgacatgagagacagagagtcatTTCATTACAACATGCCACAGTTCAACAATCCCAATATTGATGGAAGAAGAGGTGGGTTTCCCATGGACAGAATGGATCGAAATGATGGATTTAGGGACATGCGTGACAGGCCCCCAATGGGCATTGCTAACACTGATCGCTATGATATGGAATTAACTCCTCGTGATAGGAGAATGATGGACACTGACAGAAGAGGAGGGCCACCTTTCAATCCAAAAGGCGGCTTTGATTCTGACATGGATTTCAGAAATCGACTTGGGCCGTCACCTGAATTTAGAGGAAGGGATCGATCTCCATTGAGATTTGGAAACAGTGACGGCTCTCCAGCAGACAGGGCAAGACCAGACATGCCTTCAGATGTTGCTGGCTCTCAGAGAGCAGAGTTCATGGGTGCAGAGGAcaaactcagagagagagaatatccAGATTCAAGTGGCAGTCCCCTTATGGATTATCGAAGTGGTGAAGAGATGACTCTTGCAGAGGAATGGAAGAACCGTCGGAAGGACAAGAACCCTTACTTAAACATGGGTAAAGGTATGGGAAGTGTACCTGAACACAATTTTCCTGTTGGTTTTGGCAGAGACATGAATGTTAGAAATCCACCACCATTTCAGGAAAGAGATAGACCATCTGTTGAATTCCCAGCGAAAGATGTTGGCTTTCCTCATGGTGACCGCTTCCCCACTATGGATCTACCATCAATTGGCAGCAAAGGTCCACAAAACCATCCACTACCGGAAATAAGCCCCCTTACTGGCCCTCttgggagagaaaatgagaataaaCATTGGCTTGGAGAAAGGGACCCGAAGCATAGTCAGAATAAATCAAATTGTGACGAAAGGCCCGCTTACTGTAAAGGCAAGAATGAGCCCTCACATGACGTTCAGGTGCCAAGTGATTGTTTTAAAGGGTTGAAAGATATCCCACACAATGAAGGACCTGCCGGGGGTAAGATGGGGGCCGAACAGGATTTccaaagcagcagcactgtgcagTCAAGAGACCAAGACTACAGGGACATCGATTACAGAACAGGGTCTGGGAGAGCTTTTGATTACAAACGTGAGGCGCTTCAGACCCCAGAGAAGCTCATCAAAGATTCTAAACCAGTCGCACCTTCAAAATTTAGTGAGTCTGGATCTCAG GATCAAGATTACAGAAGTGCATCAGTGGAGGACAAAGTTTCCAATACCATATCCATAATTGGTATTCCAAAGACAGCCACAATGGAGCAG attcTTGGTGCCTTTGCAGTCCGTGATGGCGTGCCAATGCAGGGGATGAAAATCAAAAATGTTGTGCCAG GTTACAGCTACGATACGGCCTATGTGGAGTTTTTAAACCTCGAGGATGCAGTCAACTTCATGGAGTCCAACAAG GGGTCCCTAAAGGTTGGCACTAGCACAACATCCATGAAGTACATCCAGCCAGACGAGCGTGAAAGAAGTGTTCAT GAGTCAGATCACAAAGTACCTCAACTCCAGGAGCCCCAGTTGCCTGGACCAGATGAACCTTTACAAGAGTTGAAGACCAGCTTGAATGGGTCCAAACCAAAAGGGCCTATGGAGCCATTGTCCCACAGCCAGTGGCAGCGTAGCTCTGACCTGACTCCAGAGGcctggcagcagcaggtggaccAACAGCTCCAACAGCAAGAAACTGAGCAGCAGGCAGAGTCTTGGGGCAGCCGCAACCTTCCTCATCAAAACTCCCACCAGCCTGACTCCATCTTTAAAGACAGCAAAA CCATGATCATAAAAAATGTGAAGCCCACCACCACAGTAGAAACTATCTTGAAAGCCTTGGATCCGTTTGCATATCTGGATGAAAGAAATGTTCGTCTAGTCAAGGCCAAGCCACCAGGAGCCAAGTGCTTCTGCTTTGTTGACATGGACTCCCATGAG CAAGTGACTCGTCTGGTTGAGCTCCTCACTAAACCCAGACCCCTTTTTATTGATGGAGTCAGAGTTTATGCTGAGGTCGCAAAACCCCTCAAGAACCAAAA TTTCAGAAAAGACTTTGATAAACCTAACAGTTCCATCCTTGGGTATCCACCTGAGGCTAGCATGATGGGG cagcagcagttcccACAGCCTCCGCAGTTTTTGCAACCTCTGCAGCCGCCGCCTAGTGCCCCCGCCGGAATGCAAG TCTCACCGTTTGTGTCAGCAGGTGACTTGATGCCTGGCAGTGCTAATCCTCCTCTGTCATCAGACCCCAGCATTGCACAG GGAGTTGGCTACAGTGAGGCTCCAGCTGTGGATCCATCATACGAGGCTGGTGGACCCCACGTGCCCACCGAATCAGCTGGGATGACAGTTGGCATAGATGGAGCACCGACCTTCATGTATG GCTCTGAGATTCCAGACATGACCAACTACTTGTACGATGCCACGTCAGGCTTCTACTACGATCCTGAGACGACACTGTACTACGACCCAAACTCGAGG TATTTCTACAATGCTCAAACCCAAGACTACTTGTACTGGGATACCGTGTCAAAGACCTACATCCCAGTTCCAGGAGGATCCTCTGCAGAGACCCAACCTGGGACCATGACTGCTGAGGACCAGGCCATTCTTTCCAACCCGGCAGCAGATGCTCCTCTGGAAATGAAGAAACTGCCATTGGTGCCTAACCTCACCGGAGCAGCTCAGACGCCGGTTCCCGTTACTGCTGCGGAGGCTGTCCCGACCTCTACAGCAGCTTCTGAGAAGAAGGACGAAGACGACTCCAGTaaaaaggacaaagaggagAAGCCGAGAAGTCTCGCTGCTGTCAAG ATCATGAAAGATATGGAGCGCTGGGCAAAGATCCAAAATCGTCAGAAGGAAAGTGTTCGTGCTGCATCACCAGTGCTGAAGGGTGGACTGGACGATGACAGGAGGCAGTCCAAGTCTGCTGACGCTGGTTTCACTATCTTTGAAAGGAAG AACTCAGGCGCAGATGAGCTTTTTAAGAAGCCCCTTGCTCCTCCTAAGaaagatgaaaagtcaaag CGTCCGATGGGCTCCCTGGGTCTGCTGGCATCAGACTATGCAGCTGGAAGTGATGAAGAAGtggaagaagacaaagaggaggccGCTAAAAGCAGTCATAGCAGCCCTTCTGAAGACAAGGACAACAAGCTGACGGACTGGAAGAAGATGGCCTGTCTGCTGTGTAGGAGGCAGTTCCCCAACAAGGACGCTCTGATCCGCCACCAGCAGCTTTCAGACCTGCACAAA CAAAATATGGAGATCCACCTTAAGATCAAGAGGTCTAAGAAGGAGCTAGAGGCGCTGGAGAACCAGGAAAAAGAG CTAAATGCCAGAGAAACTTCCAGGTCACcagagcagaaaagaagaaaacaccaTTACCAACAGCCGCAGCATCATAATACCTGGGGTGGAAGCTCCAG GGAGAAAGTCAGTGACAGACCTGGTTTAGGAGCCGAACCTGCCCCG cagaggaagaagaaagagccTGTCGTTTGGGACCACAGCACCTACAAACAAGCAGTACGCAAGGCCATGTTTGCACGGTTTAAGGAACTCGAGTGA